CCATCCAGGCGAGCAAGATAAGTGTAAATTTTCACAAAGGTGTCAAACGGGATCATGGTGGCGccgtcctcctcatcctctgtcAGGATCTCACAGGCGAACTTCAGAGAACTCCTGAGGGTCTAAGAAAGAGAaccacacattaaaaaaagtgaCACACAAATATACCAGCAGCATTTAAGGATGAGCACAGGCACACACTGCAAATACACTTACATGAAACTAGCTCACTGACAACGACCTTGTCATTACAGAACATGACTGCCCTCATGTGGTTAAAGAGTTCAATGACCCTATTCACAGCAGCTAAATGTTCCTTACTcctcacactgagcacatgaaGTTGTTAATGCTGATCTGCATTTGCAGAATCTAAGTCATTATCCGCAAAGTTCTTAAAGGTATTTTCTTTGATCCGTCGCTGCTGCTCTATGTGCATCTTCTGAGCAATCCTGGGCTTAATAGAATTGCAAAGACTCACATAGTCAGAGAAggatttattctttctttccagAGTCTGGGGACCCCGATAGAGAAGTCTGGATCACAGACGCCTGAAGCTAGTTTAAACACTATAAGACAAGATGACTGCAAGTTGAATGGAAAAAGAACACAGCTGTGCTTGGCCTTACATTGGGTTTTGAGGCTCAAAGGAAGTGGTATAAAGTGGTATTAGCGTTTCTCTCTGGCCTTATATAACATCTCACCCCTCCCAGAGCGCTGCAGCCCAGGGCGAAAAACTGCATCCAGTCAATGTCTGAGCTGAACCTGCCCAGCGACAGCAGGGTCTCCATCTGATCCGATGGTAAACACAGACCCTCCCATTTCTTCTGCAGTTCCTCCTTGCTGCAAGTTGTCTTCTGGGACAGCTGTGGATGTAGTAAGTAGCGGTTAGGGGAGTTGAAGAGAAAGTAATCATTCAGTTATTGGTTTAAATAAACAGCAGTATTGGTTCTGGGGACTCTGGCAGCCAGCAATAATTACTTTTATACTGAGCTATGTAATAAGAAACAGCAAGGATTCAtacagaagaagaggagttgATTCTTGCTCCAAGGTGGAATATTTCTGAGCACTGTCTCAAATCAACAGGACAATTtcctaaaataaacacaattttaagAATTACAAAGTTAGTAACTCTAATAGTAAAATCGCTTGCGTGAAGACAGGCATCCTCACAAAGTTAAGACTGGTGCTCAGGTGTTGACCTTTAAGgaaatattaattattcatttcttttaatggATCCACCACAACAAGATTCCCCAGGTGAGGGGAAATGGGTTCACAATAATGTAAAACTTTAATGATCCAAAGGGAGAGGGGGCGACAACAATGCAACAATATGCAAATACAGGAATAATTGTGTAAGCAAATGTggttattaaacacacacaaccgaTAATAACACACAGCTCTGGAAAATATGCAGTGCACTAAATCCATTGCTTctcttccagcagcagcagtgtgaggtAAATGATCATGTGATCAGTTCCATGAGGTTTGGTCCTGCTGTAGAGAAAGTACCTGTTTGTGAAGAGTCTTAAGCAGACCTGGAGTCAGCCCAGTGTCTGTCTTCTGGGTGGCAGCGTTCATGTCAGAACGGTCTTCAACAGGCAAGTGCTCTCCATTACACAGTCCATTGAAGtatctggaaaaacaaacactcacagcaTGCAGTGCCTGTATATTATCTTAACTTAACTTCACCCAATCTGTCTGTCATTTAAATTCATCCCTAAACATGCCAATCAATTGTAGGCCTAAGTTGCTATTTTAACAATATCTcatgatgaagaaaaatgtattcatcgtgtgttgtatttctttgtgttgtttaccATCATTCTCTAAAAGGCTAAAGGGGAAGACAGTTGTTTATTGTACTTCACAGTCTTACAGTGAACTCGTGAGAGGCAGCAATGAATTTAGTGGTTTTGAGCAGCAAAATAAGTAGGTGTTACTTTAAGGGCATCCACACATGATGTAACCCAGgagacattttaattgtttgtgtttctccatGTGACTCACTTAATTGTCTTTTACGGTAAACACTGCCAAGCTACAACAGCCAATAAAATGGCAGAGGATAGAAAAGTCCTAAGGGGAACATTAAAAATATTCTTGATATATCTAAATATCATCCTCtattttttaagtatttatctTTGTTAGAAAGGTGTTTTACAGTAACATAGAGGCTCACGGGATCCAATTACAGCAAGTCAGTGCCAAGATGAGAGATTCAAAGGTGAAAAGGGCCGACCTCTTTTCTTTGTACAGTGATGCTGCCCGGAGACACTGTTTATGGTGTTGTTTCAGAGATCAAGATCATAATGAAGACAAATCACACGTCTCCTCTGCCTAAATCACTGCTGACAGACACTGAGGCTTACGTTGAAGACCAGAGCAGCAAGTCCTTGGGCTGCGTTTGGATGGCTGCCTTGGTGAAGTTCTGGAGGATGATGGGCAGCTCGGGCGGGACGCTGATTTGCTGGGAACAGTACATCGTGTCTGTCTTCTGGGGGGCAACGTTCATCTCGAAACGCTCTTTGACGGGCAAACGCTCTCCTCTATACAGTGCATGGAAGTatctggaaaaagaaacagtcacGTACATGTCGTGTCTTAATTTAACTTCACCCAATCTGTCTGTCCTTTAAATTAATTCCTAAACATGCCAATCAAATAGGCCAAAATGTAGAATAGAACACAAGTTGctataaaacacagtgtaaatgacctcgtttggaggcgaatatgaatgtcggggcttgcgaacacttggacgacaccacatgagcagtatggaggcatgttgtgttttttcagtttttttattacatctgaagctttggtcactaatttcttcaattgtattagattctgctgcaacaaagttgGATCCAaggtatagtggtgagtagataaagagtgaattttcatttctgggtgaactatccctttaagagcaTCTACACAGAAAGTAACCAAGgagacattttaattgtttctgtttctccatgTGGCTcaattatttgtcttttctacAGTAGTAGTGTTTACTGTAAAAAAGACAAGCCAATACAGCCAATAAAATGGCAGAGGATAGAAAAGTCCTAAGGGGGACATACAAAAAAATTCTTGATATATCTAAATATCATCCTCTactttaaaagtatttttctttgtttacagtacagTGATGCTGCCCGGAGAGACTGTTTATGGTGTTGTTTCAGAGATCAAGatcataataaacacaaatcgCAGGTCTCCTCTGCCTGAATCACTGCTGACAGACACTGAGGCTTACGTTGAAGACCACAGCAGCAAGTCCTTGGGCTGCGTTCGGATGGCTGCCTTGGTGAAGTTCTTGAGGAGGTTGGGCAGCTCGGGTGGGATGCTGATTTGCTGGGCACAGAACATCGTGTCTGGAGGCGGCATGGCTGCAAGATGAAACAAAGCAGTGGAGCACTTTGAGATCCAGCCAATATCAGGTCTGAAAGGACATTTTAGGGAAAGTGCCTGGCCACGTAAATCTACCCACACTGCCAATAGCAAACcattaacataaaaaacacattaagatTCTTTAGACTTCGCTATGGATTGATGCTGCTACACTGGAGGAGTTTAGGAATATGGATGTAAACATGAAAGCATGAGATACAAGCTcaaacagccaaacacacatatacatctATAATATCCTGGTACCAGTGTGTTTTTGCAAGATAAAAAAGAAGATCCCTTTACAGTTATTATCACCACTTTACATATTCCCTGCATAACAAATGCAGCTGGAAGTTAAAAcaattatatttgaatataacaTAAGCTGCTGCAGAGGTGGTGTGTTTACATTGACAGCTGCTGAATCCACTGTATAGACgttgaataaagaaaattattGACACCATTGTAGCATTAAAGTAGTTAGCTTGGTTAGCTTAAGATCAAAGACATGTGGTAAATAACTCTGTGCTGAAATAACGTTACATTATTCATTACTGTATTCATTAAACCTCCATGActatgaaaaacacaatataacaaAGTCATCAGAATTTGTGCATTCATGTACTAAACGTTCTTTAACTTACGATCTCAAACTAACTTTAGAGTTAAAAAGGCATTTTTTCTTACGGAAATACTACAAAtactttgtaaaataaacacagtaaCGTTACCTGTACGGTTTGGTGGTGAAATTACACCTTTTCGTGAAAATCTGTGATGAAATATGCTTGTCTGGTTTAATAAAGGATATTTATACACTTATGTGTGTAATATCGCAGTAAGGGCAAGCTTAAATCGTGGCAGCGGCCGCTCGTAGAGcggcagctgcctttgatgccagtttagaggcagctgcctttgatgcgAAACTAGTTAGAGGCAGTGATAAGATGTTAACTGGGGTCATGGGATAATTGGTCATGGCTAAGGTTAGGGACTGTGCTATACTCATTTGTAAAACATGTCTGTGCAATATATATCGTTATGTGTAATCCATTTATtgtacatattctgacacataatatatttctttacattgTA
This portion of the Hippoglossus stenolepis isolate QCI-W04-F060 chromosome 19, HSTE1.2, whole genome shotgun sequence genome encodes:
- the LOC118098372 gene encoding ropporin-1-like protein — translated: MPPPDTMFCAQQISIPPELPNLLKNFTKAAIRTQPKDLLLWSSTYFHALYRGERLPVKERFEMNVAPQKTDTMYCSQQISVPPELPIILQNFTKAAIQTQPKDLLLWSSTYFNGLCNGEHLPVEDRSDMNAATQKTDTGLTPGLLKTLHKQLSQKTTCSKEELQKKWEGLCLPSDQMETLLSLGRFSSDIDWMQFFALGCSALGGTLRSSLKFACEILTEDEEDGATMIPFDTFVKIYTYLARLDGDVPQDHIDDFLSSLQPQVELQTGMIKPLDFIHQDHMD